In the genome of Halobacteriovoraceae bacterium, one region contains:
- a CDS encoding DEAD/DEAH box helicase yields MSAFNKLNLSTELLEFLQENHFKQPTPVQEQSILAYFKGESVDAISSTGTGKTLAFLLPIFEVLKSDERLNGVNELKNSPGAVILCPTRELAKQIAQLAKVISHKCRLRVRSLLTGENISGSIYDILITVPGKLQAAIKNKHVEAKNIRHLILDESDQLVEFGFLSEITHIYRSIGECQVGMFSATTMDGRDEFKAKIFGDKIFTQIECQQANILRDNIDTFNIYLSQNQKLQFLKDLTKRNSKSRGIVFVNKSETVIELKELLAQDKLALPVHFLSGKMDKKERLKVVEEFKSVKSVLICTDIMARGIDIPSIVWALNYDLPFEAAYYVHRCGRVGRAKNSTGQVYNFVTQLDQSIISRINIAITGQNALKLDLIKGPKLQKTQKKSTSSNKALNSVKIKRPLQKFKKRPRFAKRK; encoded by the coding sequence ATGTCGGCATTCAATAAATTAAATTTATCAACTGAACTTTTAGAGTTTCTTCAAGAAAACCACTTTAAACAACCAACTCCTGTTCAAGAGCAAAGTATTCTTGCCTATTTTAAAGGGGAATCAGTTGATGCCATTTCAAGCACTGGAACAGGTAAAACTTTGGCCTTCCTTTTACCTATCTTTGAGGTTTTGAAATCAGATGAAAGACTTAACGGTGTTAACGAACTAAAAAATTCTCCAGGTGCAGTAATTTTGTGTCCCACTCGAGAGTTGGCAAAACAAATAGCTCAACTTGCTAAAGTTATTTCTCATAAATGTCGGCTGCGGGTGAGAAGCTTGTTAACCGGAGAAAATATCTCTGGAAGTATTTATGATATTCTCATCACAGTGCCAGGTAAACTACAAGCAGCTATAAAAAACAAACATGTGGAAGCAAAAAATATTAGACATTTAATTCTAGATGAGAGTGATCAGCTTGTAGAATTTGGTTTTCTTAGTGAGATTACTCATATCTACCGTAGTATAGGTGAGTGTCAAGTTGGAATGTTTTCTGCAACCACAATGGATGGCCGTGACGAGTTTAAAGCTAAAATTTTTGGGGATAAAATATTCACACAAATTGAATGCCAGCAGGCCAATATACTTAGGGATAACATAGACACTTTTAATATTTATTTATCTCAGAACCAAAAACTTCAGTTTCTAAAGGATTTAACTAAAAGAAATTCAAAAAGTAGAGGAATTGTTTTTGTCAACAAATCTGAAACAGTAATTGAGCTAAAAGAATTATTAGCACAAGATAAATTGGCCCTTCCTGTGCACTTTCTATCAGGCAAAATGGATAAAAAAGAACGTTTAAAAGTAGTAGAGGAGTTTAAGTCAGTAAAATCTGTGTTAATTTGTACAGACATTATGGCCAGAGGAATAGATATTCCAAGTATTGTCTGGGCCCTAAATTATGACTTGCCCTTTGAGGCCGCCTACTATGTTCATCGATGTGGCAGAGTTGGTCGAGCTAAAAACTCTACCGGACAAGTTTATAATTTTGTAACCCAACTTGATCAGTCAATTATATCAAGGATAAATATTGCAATCACAGGACAGAATGCTCTTAAATTGGATCTCATTAAAGGGCCCAAATTACAAAAAACACAAAAAAAGTCTACCTCTTCCAATAAAGCATTAAACTCTGTTAAAATAAAAAGGCCACTTCAAAAATTTAAAAAGAGGCCAAGATTTGCAAAAAGAAAATAG
- a CDS encoding FHA domain-containing protein: protein MSTPVMYTLDIRLQGAPPERVTIDDKLTVGSSPQAEISIEGLNLDAIHCIFRYYNEILTVYNIGAKTVTYLDKQPLEGGRMYVLDKGDKLNIGKLEIIIRKSASRSGSSTPDTDETDPNIDVSMLEKSNIKGPGNKNKLEKVKKKKVKSSPENSEDSFEIDEQDAEIDSDKKGFGKVLGGLFTRKKK, encoded by the coding sequence ATGTCAACACCAGTCATGTATACACTAGACATTAGGTTGCAAGGAGCACCTCCGGAGAGGGTAACAATAGACGATAAACTTACAGTCGGAAGTTCTCCACAAGCGGAGATTTCTATTGAAGGACTAAACTTAGATGCAATCCACTGTATTTTTAGATACTATAACGAAATTTTAACTGTATATAATATTGGAGCAAAGACTGTCACTTATTTAGATAAACAACCGCTTGAAGGTGGAAGAATGTATGTCTTGGATAAGGGAGACAAATTAAATATAGGTAAACTTGAAATCATAATTAGGAAATCGGCAAGTAGATCTGGATCTTCAACGCCAGACACAGATGAAACAGATCCAAATATAGATGTTAGTATGCTTGAAAAAAGCAATATTAAAGGGCCTGGAAATAAGAATAAGTTAGAAAAAGTTAAAAAGAAAAAGGTAAAGTCTAGTCCTGAAAATTCGGAAGATAGTTTTGAAATTGATGAGCAAGACGCAGAAATAGACTCAGATAAAAAAGGTTTTGGCAAAGTATTAGGTGGACTTTTTACACGTAAAAAGAAATAG
- the tgt gene encoding tRNA guanosine(34) transglycosylase Tgt, with the protein MQKIIEENKKHFKFNLIHEDKNSKARAGEIITPHGTIKTPVFMPVGTHGAVKALWPDALIDMNIEILLSNTYHLHLSPGSDLVKKAGGLHKFMNWHRPILTDSGGFQVFSLQKKNITEDGAEFKDQNGKKVMLTPETSIEIQQNLGSDIMMAFDECIPFPATKEYTKNSIERTHRWLDRCIRSWTNPQQSLFGIVQGSTFNEYRKECVEELIKRDLPGYAIGGVSVGEGSELMEKIVKYTAPLLPKNKPKYVMGVGTPQDLLTIWENGVDMSDCIIPTKYARGGTFFTNRGRIRIKHRNYRRDFFPIEPNCHCYTCSNFTRSYVKHLFDSNEILGAILATIHNIAFYKNLAVQAREAILEDRFLEFKKTFLENYSD; encoded by the coding sequence ATGCAAAAAATTATTGAAGAAAACAAAAAACATTTTAAGTTCAATCTGATTCATGAGGATAAAAACTCAAAGGCGAGAGCAGGCGAAATTATCACCCCCCATGGGACGATTAAAACACCTGTATTTATGCCTGTAGGTACACATGGTGCAGTTAAGGCCCTGTGGCCAGATGCTCTTATAGATATGAATATTGAGATTCTTTTATCTAATACATATCACTTACATTTAAGTCCTGGGAGTGATCTCGTAAAAAAGGCCGGAGGTCTTCATAAATTTATGAATTGGCATAGACCTATATTAACAGATTCAGGAGGATTTCAGGTATTTTCGCTTCAGAAAAAAAATATAACTGAGGATGGAGCGGAATTCAAAGACCAAAATGGTAAAAAGGTAATGCTAACGCCCGAGACTTCCATAGAGATTCAACAAAATCTTGGTTCTGATATTATGATGGCCTTTGATGAATGCATTCCTTTTCCGGCAACAAAAGAATACACTAAAAACTCTATTGAAAGAACACACAGATGGTTAGATCGGTGTATCAGATCGTGGACAAATCCACAGCAATCACTCTTTGGAATTGTTCAAGGTTCTACTTTTAATGAGTATAGGAAAGAGTGTGTTGAAGAATTAATAAAAAGAGATCTCCCTGGATATGCAATTGGTGGTGTTTCAGTGGGTGAAGGTTCTGAGCTCATGGAAAAGATTGTCAAATATACAGCTCCACTACTTCCTAAAAATAAACCCAAATATGTGATGGGAGTTGGTACTCCTCAAGATTTACTCACCATCTGGGAAAATGGAGTTGATATGAGTGACTGTATCATTCCGACTAAATATGCAAGAGGAGGAACTTTCTTTACTAACAGAGGAAGAATTCGAATCAAACACAGAAACTATAGACGAGATTTTTTTCCGATTGAGCCTAATTGTCATTGTTATACCTGTTCAAATTTCACAAGATCTTATGTTAAACATTTGTTTGATTCTAATGAAATTCTTGGAGCAATTTTGGCAACGATACACAATATTGCTTTTTACAAAAATTTAGCAGTTCAAGCTCGTGAAGCTATTTTAGAAGACAGGTTTTTAGAATTCAAAAAAACTTTCTTAGAAAATTATAGTGACTAA
- a CDS encoding phosphoserine transaminase has protein sequence MFENLQVPTELIPSDPRFGCGPSLIPIEYVTKLAEAGPHLLGTSHRKSAVKKIQKEAQDGLKKYFSLKDETIALVANGGATMLFDMIALGAVENKVVHFTCGEFSLKWAKSSQMVPWIETEIINVEMGQGISPYNVEDADVICCTLNETSTGVQIDKLPKVNDDQLLIVDATSGAGQLDFDFNQADIVFFSAQKVFASEGGTHIVILSKKAQDKVLNISKTERYIPAYMNWATLIENGVKNQVYNTPSISALFFLNEQVKEMNKCGFKGAVELANKKANLLYGWANEKDYLKPYIEDEKFRSKAVACIDVNDKINVEDLLEQLEKQKIVYGIDSYRKLGRNQFRISLFHNIKFEDLKKLTELLSWAIEKELK, from the coding sequence ATGTTTGAAAATTTGCAAGTCCCAACTGAACTTATCCCATCTGACCCTCGCTTTGGTTGTGGGCCTTCATTGATTCCAATTGAGTATGTAACTAAGCTTGCTGAAGCAGGTCCCCATCTGCTTGGAACATCTCATAGAAAAAGTGCAGTTAAAAAAATTCAAAAAGAGGCACAGGATGGATTAAAGAAGTATTTTAGTCTCAAAGATGAAACAATTGCGCTTGTCGCAAATGGTGGTGCGACGATGCTTTTTGACATGATTGCACTTGGAGCTGTTGAAAATAAAGTTGTACATTTCACTTGTGGAGAGTTTTCTCTTAAATGGGCAAAATCATCCCAAATGGTTCCATGGATCGAAACAGAAATTATTAATGTAGAAATGGGCCAGGGGATTTCACCATACAATGTTGAAGATGCCGATGTTATTTGTTGTACTCTAAACGAAACATCCACAGGTGTTCAAATAGACAAGCTGCCCAAAGTTAACGATGATCAACTCCTCATTGTTGATGCAACCAGCGGGGCGGGACAATTAGATTTTGATTTTAATCAGGCCGATATCGTCTTTTTTTCAGCTCAAAAGGTGTTTGCTTCTGAAGGCGGAACCCATATTGTTATTCTCTCAAAGAAAGCACAGGATAAAGTTTTAAATATAAGTAAAACGGAAAGGTATATTCCGGCCTATATGAATTGGGCAACACTTATAGAAAATGGAGTTAAGAATCAAGTATATAATACTCCTTCAATATCAGCACTTTTCTTTCTAAATGAACAAGTCAAAGAAATGAATAAGTGTGGATTTAAGGGGGCCGTTGAATTGGCCAATAAAAAAGCAAATCTCCTTTATGGCTGGGCAAATGAAAAAGATTATTTAAAACCATATATCGAGGATGAAAAGTTTCGATCTAAAGCAGTTGCTTGTATTGATGTTAACGACAAAATTAATGTTGAAGATCTTCTAGAACAACTCGAAAAACAAAAAATTGTCTATGGAATAGATTCCTATCGTAAACTTGGAAGAAACCAATTTAGAATTTCATTATTTCACAATATAAAATTTGAAGATCTAAAAAAACTTACTGAACTTTTAAGTTGGGCAATTGAGAAAGAGCTAAAATAG
- a CDS encoding M24 family metallopeptidase, with protein sequence MSKTMINKNQIAQNIQSLQLFMKENILHGMYISSFDPWLNEYVPMENCHRYYITGFTGSVAEVFVPVSGRPRLYVDGRYHEQADIEVNKELVEVVKCESSTSLIEKLKQDLLVLLSPENVLGIEGDRCSLDLETSFSNLFQIRTFDNGELAKSTFHSKLTLSNKIESVPLEFSGEKVCDKLMRFCELNQGRFITQLDTIAWLSNCRGYQLPYQSVYIAKALATKDQLYVFIDDLNLVSSIAKDISGITFIECKNKKDLELNLRDIVQKKSLTELFFHASSISGSDYRCLKSACGNFLDLKHETRSNIMFHAIKNKTEIKVIRENFKRANDVIFKSIQEAKERFSNGEKITEKNLFDRVNENYKSAGALDLSFKTIVGFDANGSIVHYGDPKEDVIAQDGTIVLLDSGCYFKGGYATDTTRTFLLGQRPSDEQKIVYTLVLKGLIRAESAVFPKGSPGCMIDALARSTMLKFGFDYAHGTGHGVGINVHEGGFRVGKNSLVALSIDTIGSLEPGIYIPGKFGVRLENIVEVVQHPEYDQMLCFRPLTYIGYDPYLVDSKLLEREEIKYLENYEHICLELGTSFGLYN encoded by the coding sequence ATGTCTAAAACTATGATAAACAAGAATCAAATTGCTCAAAATATTCAATCATTACAGCTTTTTATGAAAGAAAATATTCTTCATGGAATGTATATATCTAGCTTTGATCCCTGGTTAAATGAGTATGTCCCTATGGAAAATTGCCATCGATATTACATTACTGGCTTTACTGGCTCTGTGGCCGAAGTTTTTGTACCAGTCTCTGGCAGACCAAGACTTTATGTTGATGGAAGATATCATGAACAGGCCGATATTGAAGTCAATAAAGAGCTAGTTGAAGTTGTCAAATGTGAGAGTTCGACAAGTTTAATAGAAAAACTTAAACAAGATCTATTAGTTCTCTTATCTCCTGAGAATGTTCTCGGAATTGAAGGAGATAGATGTTCCCTTGATTTAGAAACTAGTTTTAGTAATTTATTTCAAATTCGAACCTTTGATAATGGAGAACTCGCGAAGTCGACATTTCATTCGAAACTGACTTTGTCCAATAAAATTGAATCAGTTCCTCTGGAATTTTCTGGAGAAAAAGTTTGTGACAAATTGATGAGATTTTGTGAGTTGAACCAAGGTCGGTTTATTACGCAATTGGATACTATTGCTTGGCTTTCTAATTGCAGAGGTTATCAATTGCCTTATCAAAGCGTTTATATCGCAAAAGCATTGGCAACGAAGGATCAGCTCTATGTTTTTATAGACGATCTTAATTTAGTTTCTTCAATAGCCAAAGATATTTCAGGAATTACTTTTATTGAATGCAAGAATAAAAAAGATCTGGAGTTAAATCTTCGCGACATAGTTCAAAAAAAGAGTCTTACAGAACTTTTTTTTCATGCATCTTCAATATCAGGATCAGATTATCGATGTTTGAAAAGCGCATGTGGAAATTTTCTTGATCTCAAACATGAAACCAGATCAAACATAATGTTTCATGCCATTAAAAATAAAACTGAGATCAAAGTAATTCGAGAAAATTTTAAACGAGCTAATGACGTTATATTTAAATCTATTCAAGAGGCCAAAGAAAGGTTTTCAAATGGTGAGAAAATAACAGAAAAAAACTTATTTGATAGAGTTAATGAAAATTACAAATCTGCAGGGGCCCTTGATTTGAGCTTTAAAACAATTGTTGGATTCGATGCTAATGGGAGTATTGTCCACTATGGAGATCCTAAAGAGGATGTTATTGCTCAAGACGGTACAATTGTACTTCTCGATTCGGGATGTTATTTTAAAGGAGGCTATGCAACGGATACAACACGTACATTTTTATTAGGACAAAGGCCCAGTGATGAACAAAAAATTGTCTATACTTTGGTTCTAAAAGGTCTAATAAGAGCAGAAAGTGCTGTTTTTCCAAAAGGTTCTCCTGGTTGCATGATTGATGCACTAGCTAGATCAACAATGTTAAAATTTGGATTTGATTATGCACATGGAACAGGGCATGGAGTCGGTATTAATGTACATGAGGGAGGTTTTAGAGTTGGAAAAAATTCACTTGTTGCACTTTCGATAGATACTATTGGTTCATTGGAGCCCGGAATCTACATCCCTGGAAAATTTGGCGTTCGTTTAGAAAATATTGTTGAAGTAGTTCAACATCCTGAATATGACCAAATGCTTTGTTTTAGACCTTTAACATACATCGGATATGATCCATACCTTGTCGATTCGAAACTACTCGAGCGAGAAGAAATCAAGTACCTAGAAAATTACGAGCATATCTGTCTTGAATTGGGAACATCTTTTGGTTTATATAATTAA
- the murD gene encoding UDP-N-acetylmuramoyl-L-alanine--D-glutamate ligase produces MHQYKGKKIAIYGLGVSGKSALQALSRTQAIVHVVNAGDLSIWEDDARKINPLVKCTSEIDAEEILGEMDLIILAPGIPKQKDSLRQAIQKNIPIMNEIEFAYRQMNTHGKFIGITGTNGKTTTVTMLKELMEMAKLSVFCGGNIGTPLCDSLDNIYDYYLLELSSFQLESLQTIKFEYSAILNIYPNHGERYETVQDYAKAKLNLFKYLEKSKVIICGRTVEKFIEEDQKKEFQHLDPSVLKQFDLKNFKLPGEHNRENLNFCIQLALLLNISPTLIQKFIDSFLGVEHRIEFVPNKLGKKIFNDAKSTNWDATMSALKSMPSKSTLLIIGGQKRGHNDEITPYLDELKKLTSRLILIGETASMHKEQIDALIENHNILEFDEIYDLVVNSTEENILFSPAFPSFDMFKNYSQRGKIFKKMFND; encoded by the coding sequence ATGCATCAGTATAAGGGAAAAAAAATTGCTATTTATGGACTAGGTGTTTCTGGAAAATCTGCACTCCAGGCCTTGTCAAGAACACAGGCCATTGTACATGTTGTAAATGCTGGTGACTTAAGTATTTGGGAAGACGATGCAAGAAAAATCAATCCTTTAGTCAAGTGTACAAGTGAAATAGATGCTGAGGAAATTTTAGGAGAAATGGATCTGATCATTCTTGCTCCAGGTATTCCAAAACAAAAAGATTCACTTCGACAGGCCATTCAAAAAAATATACCCATTATGAATGAAATTGAATTTGCATACAGACAAATGAACACACATGGAAAATTTATAGGTATTACAGGTACGAATGGAAAAACAACAACTGTCACAATGCTGAAAGAATTAATGGAAATGGCCAAATTATCTGTCTTTTGTGGTGGGAATATCGGTACTCCTCTGTGTGATTCACTAGACAATATATATGATTACTATCTACTTGAGTTATCTAGCTTTCAACTTGAAAGTTTGCAAACAATTAAATTTGAATACTCTGCTATTTTAAATATTTACCCCAATCATGGTGAAAGATATGAAACTGTTCAAGACTACGCAAAAGCTAAGTTGAATCTTTTTAAATATCTTGAAAAAAGTAAAGTTATAATTTGCGGGCGAACTGTTGAAAAATTTATTGAAGAAGACCAAAAAAAGGAATTTCAACATTTAGATCCAAGCGTTTTGAAGCAGTTCGATCTTAAAAACTTTAAATTACCTGGAGAACATAATAGGGAAAATCTCAATTTTTGTATCCAATTAGCTCTTTTGTTGAATATTTCACCTACCTTGATACAAAAATTCATTGATAGTTTTCTAGGAGTTGAACATCGAATTGAGTTCGTACCAAATAAACTAGGCAAAAAAATATTTAACGATGCTAAAAGTACAAATTGGGATGCAACTATGAGTGCTTTAAAATCCATGCCTTCAAAATCAACACTACTCATTATTGGTGGACAAAAAAGGGGACATAATGATGAAATTACTCCCTATTTAGATGAGTTAAAAAAATTGACTTCTCGGTTAATTTTGATAGGTGAGACTGCATCAATGCATAAAGAACAGATTGATGCTTTGATTGAAAATCATAATATTCTTGAGTTTGATGAGATTTACGACCTTGTAGTTAATAGCACAGAAGAAAATATACTTTTTTCTCCAGCATTTCCATCCTTTGATATGTTCAAAAATTATTCGCAAAGGGGCAAGATATTTAAAAAAATGTTTAATGATTAA
- a CDS encoding methyltransferase has product MDLYKYFSDIRNILLTNENLWRHEVLNEYPTSLEMYDQEFVKEIRNLNSDDKYRLDAFHDESVLKKGKLKDLIIQLQKLSNGIPKQRQIQEDFPRFAFVKVNKKKKHELQSLCPYIGLLNKDKKYLKAIDVGGGVGHLSRFLAHYYQIEAFCIDMDSSLQNTGENRIDKYSLPPNAKNVNFRLEKFPSKSSKYILDNQSLVLGLHSCGNLSNHLLKSAVLNQAKTVINFGCCYLKMDAKKDFPISKFAKDGDPINLCKYSLTLATRSHASMTRTQFENKKQVKFYRYGLHLFLYYKMKRSDFVSIGDAKTREYYLPFSQYVKSKLIENEIECPLKAEEIDAFYKSTYIQNKLEDMFCANIIRWQFGRCLELAILLDRAIYLSENGRNVEIKEFFNPDLSPRNIGIVSHLL; this is encoded by the coding sequence ATGGATTTATACAAATATTTTAGTGACATACGCAACATACTTTTAACAAATGAGAATTTATGGCGACATGAAGTGCTTAATGAATATCCAACGTCCTTAGAAATGTATGACCAAGAATTTGTAAAAGAAATTAGAAATCTCAATTCAGATGATAAATATAGACTTGATGCTTTTCACGACGAGAGTGTTTTAAAGAAAGGTAAATTAAAAGATTTGATTATTCAATTACAGAAACTATCAAATGGAATTCCTAAGCAGCGGCAGATACAGGAAGATTTTCCTCGCTTTGCTTTCGTTAAAGTTAATAAGAAAAAAAAACATGAACTGCAATCACTTTGTCCCTATATTGGATTGTTAAATAAAGATAAAAAGTATTTGAAAGCAATTGACGTTGGAGGGGGTGTAGGTCATTTATCGAGATTTCTGGCCCATTACTATCAAATAGAGGCCTTTTGTATAGACATGGACAGTTCATTACAAAATACTGGTGAAAATAGGATTGATAAATATTCACTTCCCCCAAATGCTAAAAATGTCAATTTCAGATTAGAAAAGTTCCCTTCAAAATCATCTAAATACATTTTAGACAATCAATCCCTTGTACTAGGTTTACATAGTTGCGGAAACCTATCCAACCACTTACTAAAATCTGCAGTTTTAAATCAGGCAAAAACTGTAATTAATTTTGGTTGTTGCTATCTTAAAATGGATGCTAAAAAAGATTTTCCTATATCAAAATTTGCAAAAGATGGTGACCCAATTAATTTATGCAAATATTCACTTACTTTAGCAACTCGATCTCACGCATCCATGACAAGAACACAATTTGAAAATAAAAAACAAGTTAAATTTTATCGATACGGCCTACATTTATTTCTATACTACAAAATGAAACGTTCTGATTTTGTAAGTATAGGAGATGCAAAAACAAGAGAATACTATCTTCCTTTTTCACAATATGTGAAAAGTAAACTCATTGAAAATGAAATAGAATGCCCACTAAAAGCAGAAGAAATTGATGCTTTTTACAAAAGTACATATATACAAAATAAACTTGAAGATATGTTTTGTGCTAATATCATTCGATGGCAATTTGGTCGCTGCTTAGAACTTGCAATTCTTCTAGATAGGGCAATTTATTTGAGTGAAAATGGTAGAAATGTTGAAATTAAGGAGTTTTTCAACCCTGATTTATCTCCCCGAAATATTGGAATAGTCTCTCATCTTTTATGA
- a CDS encoding transposase has translation MTKKVASKLTAEKKVLSKKKRVELAKAAKKKRSAQNKAKLIKTYRFRFYPTSEQTSTLSRWMGACRFVYNCGLEERNLVFQMSGGVKKLKYEYQQNQLPECRSMEGFEWLEEVPSQSLQMALRNLDQAFQNFLDPNLDAGYPTRKRKGKCTESICFPQGNRVIITCAKKKSKKWSYITGIPKITVGKGATPLKIAQHRKIEGEIKRATITRQTTGEWYISLSCYLGKKAEIIPINSAHKGELVPEKSVGIDLGVAKTICEDAQSDNEHNLDLKTIKKVEKQIATLQRRAAKQKKFSPRWKYYQKIVGKKHRKITRIRHDFLHKASNDICKKHAIVVLEDLRVKNMSKSAKGTLEKPGKNVAQKSGLNRSILRQGWGMFRDFVRYKSEWQGGLLVLVPAKNTSRRCRKCGHTSVENRQKQEVFFCVNCGHTENADKHAATVIKALGLQSLGFESEARKILEAPTKDASAA, from the coding sequence ATGACAAAAAAAGTTGCGAGCAAATTAACGGCCGAAAAAAAAGTTCTCTCTAAGAAGAAACGGGTAGAACTGGCCAAGGCGGCCAAGAAAAAACGTAGTGCGCAGAATAAAGCAAAGCTCATAAAAACTTATCGTTTTCGTTTTTATCCGACAAGTGAACAGACATCAACTCTCTCTCGCTGGATGGGAGCATGCCGGTTTGTCTATAACTGCGGACTTGAAGAACGCAACCTTGTTTTTCAAATGAGTGGCGGAGTTAAAAAATTAAAGTATGAATATCAGCAAAACCAACTTCCGGAGTGTCGATCTATGGAAGGTTTTGAGTGGTTAGAAGAAGTTCCTTCACAATCACTTCAAATGGCACTAAGAAACCTAGATCAAGCTTTTCAAAACTTTCTGGATCCAAATCTCGATGCAGGATATCCGACAAGAAAGAGAAAAGGAAAATGCACTGAATCCATTTGTTTTCCCCAAGGAAATAGAGTTATTATAACTTGCGCAAAAAAGAAATCAAAGAAATGGTCATATATCACAGGAATTCCTAAGATTACCGTAGGTAAAGGAGCTACCCCTCTAAAAATTGCTCAACACAGAAAAATTGAAGGAGAGATAAAAAGAGCAACGATTACACGCCAAACAACTGGTGAATGGTACATCTCTCTGAGTTGCTATTTAGGAAAAAAAGCTGAAATTATTCCTATCAATTCGGCCCATAAAGGTGAGTTGGTTCCCGAAAAATCTGTTGGTATTGATTTAGGCGTGGCCAAAACAATTTGTGAAGACGCTCAGAGCGATAATGAGCATAACCTTGATTTGAAAACAATCAAAAAAGTAGAAAAACAAATAGCGACCCTCCAAAGAAGGGCAGCGAAGCAAAAGAAGTTTTCACCTCGTTGGAAATACTATCAAAAAATAGTTGGAAAAAAACATCGTAAGATAACTAGAATAAGACATGACTTTCTTCATAAGGCCTCAAATGATATTTGCAAAAAACACGCAATTGTAGTGCTTGAGGATCTTAGGGTAAAAAATATGTCAAAAAGTGCCAAAGGTACACTTGAAAAACCAGGAAAAAATGTAGCACAGAAATCTGGACTAAACCGCTCTATACTTAGACAAGGTTGGGGAATGTTTAGAGATTTTGTACGCTATAAAAGCGAGTGGCAAGGAGGATTACTTGTACTTGTTCCGGCTAAAAATACTTCTAGACGATGCAGAAAATGTGGTCATACCTCAGTGGAAAATAGACAAAAGCAAGAAGTATTTTTTTGTGTAAATTGTGGCCATACAGAAAACGCAGATAAACATGCAGCAACTGTCATAAAAGCTCTGGGGCTACAGAGCTTAGGTTTTGAGAGCGAAGCTCGAAAAATCTTAGAAGCCCCCACTAAAGACGCATCAGCGGCTTAG
- the tnpA gene encoding IS200/IS605 family transposase: protein MSKSNLKSHYHCVYNLQYHLVLVTKYRRKCFTKEILKDLEDICHNVCEKWSCVLSEFGGEEDHIHLLIQAHPAMDLSRLVNNLKTVTSRLIKKKHQNHFKKFYWKPALWTRAYCLLTTGGTTIETIRRYIEKQGQSSPEG from the coding sequence ATGTCAAAAAGCAATCTAAAATCCCATTATCACTGTGTTTATAACCTTCAATACCACTTGGTGTTAGTTACGAAATACAGAAGAAAATGTTTCACAAAAGAAATTCTAAAAGACCTAGAAGACATCTGTCATAATGTGTGTGAAAAGTGGTCTTGTGTTCTTTCTGAGTTCGGTGGAGAAGAGGATCATATCCATCTTTTAATCCAGGCCCATCCGGCCATGGATTTGAGTAGGCTCGTCAACAACCTAAAAACTGTTACATCAAGACTCATCAAAAAAAAGCATCAAAATCACTTCAAAAAGTTTTACTGGAAACCGGCCCTATGGACAAGGGCCTACTGTTTACTCACCACAGGTGGCACCACCATAGAAACAATCAGAAGGTATATTGAAAAACAGGGACAATCCTCGCCGGAAGGCTAA